The sequence CAGCTGATCGCCGGCTCGGGTTCTTTCGATGCCTCGATATGCGGAGCCTTGGCGGTTCCGAGAAAAGAAGCGAACATCGCCGAGCCAATGACCAGCGCCATCACCCAGCCCATGATCATATAGCCATTCGCATCCGCACCACCCCAGGAGATCAGCGCCGCCGTTCCTGCCATGGCCAGCACCTGTCCCAACGATACGAACAATGTACGGAAGGATAAAAGCCGGGATCGCTGATATTTCGATCCGGTCATCTCTGACGGCATCGCCATATAGGGCACGTTGAACAGCGAGTAGCCGGTTGAATAGAGGATTAGCGCCAGAAACATGTAAAGCGAGATATAATCGTCGTCCATTGCCGGCGGGGAGAAAATGGCCAGAAAGGACAGTGCCGAAATCAGTGCGCCGGCGAGCAGATAGGGGCGGCGCCTTCCCCATTTTGAACGGGTCTTGTCGCTCATCGAACCGATGACGAAATCGGCGATTGCATCATATAGTTTTGACGCCATCAGCAGATAACCGGCAATCTCGGCGTCTTTGCCCAATACCGTGGTCATGAAGGCCGGGAAATAGGTGGTAACGCCATTCAGCATGATCGATACGCCGACCGTGCCGACTCCGAAGCCAAGGCAGATGCTCATCGGCAACTTCGGATCCGAAGTTCCGTCCGGATTCATATGTTGCGCTTTGCTCATTCCGGCACATCCTTTTGGCAACAGGCGGCCTGCGCCCTGATCAATTTGGGTAGAAAGATTGGAGAAGGCGCGAAGATTGGTGTCCTGAGCCGATCGGGGATCGTCCCGGCGCTGTCCGTGATCACAACGTCCGCTCGTTTGCGCGAGGATGGATCTGCTTTTCCCATTTGTAAACCAGTGGCAGTCTGTGCGCCGTATTTCTTGTCTACTGCATTATTTGCTCGCAGGCCGGATAGCGGGGCTACCGTCTTTTACCATACCCACCGCAGGGGCGAACCGGGCAAGGCGCCAAGCCTGGTATCGGGTTCGGAGATTTGGCCGGGACCAGCTGGGGCCCCGGCCGTATTTCAGGCCTGCTCCGCCAGCGCCGGATCGAGCAGCAGAGCCGTCTCTGTTTTTGCCAACCGGGCCCGGATCATTCCCTGCCATGCGATGGCGTATAGGGCGGAACCGATAAGCAGGCTTGGGATCGCCACAATCGCGATTGACCAGCCGACCTGTGCGGCATCCCCCAGCACATGTTCCGTAACTGTAGCGATCAACAAGGGGCCGCAGGCCGCGCCAATCAACGTGTTAAGGATCAGTGTCAGGGAAATGGAGCTGCCGCGCATCTGAGGCGGTACGATGGCTTGCAGGGTTGCAAACATCACCGTGCCGACCACCGAGAAAACGGCCGCGCTGGAAGCCACCAACAGAGTGGCGACATAGACATTGTCCACCATGACGGCGAGGGCAGAAGGAACCGCCAGTAACGGTGTCAAAGACAAGATCCGGAAACGGGTCATGACCTTGCCGGATTTCATAGACCGGTCGAGCAGATACCCGCCGAGCAACGGACCGATAGCAGCAAAGCCGATGGAAAACGGGCCCAGCCAGGCACCCAGAAATGCGGGCGATGCGCCGAAACCGCGCATCAGCATTGCCGGTGCCCAGGAACCGGCTCCATAAGCAACCAGAAAAACGATGGCAAAAGCGAAATATAGCGGCAGGAATACACCACGATTGCGCCAGAAAAATTGCGCTTCCGCTACACCGGGCAGCGCCGCTTTCGCCGGTGTGACGGCTGTTAGTGCCTGCCGGGCCGGTTCGCGGGTCGTCGCGAGTCCCAGAGCCACCAGCAATCCCACAGCGCCGCATATCACGAAAGTCGTACGCCAGGGGGCCAGATCGCCAATCAGCGGCATAGCGGCAAAGCCACCGGCGACGGCTACGGCAATGATCAGGCCGGTCACCGAAATCGCGATCCCGTTCGCCAGTCCCTGTCCCATCATGTAAATGCTGATGGGACGGCCGCGCTTTTCCGGAGGAAACATGTCGGCGATCAGCGAGATGGCGCAAGGCCCCAGAGCCGCTTCGCCCAGTCCGACCATCAGCCGCGCAGCAAATAGTTCACCGAAATTGGTGGCATAGCCGCTGGCTATGGTGGCGATGCTCCAGATTGCAATGCCTGCGACCAGCAGACGCTTGCGCGATGTCCGGTCGGCGAGCAGTCCCATGGGAAGGCCCATGAAGGCGTAGAACACACCAAAGGCCAGGCCTTGTAACAAGCCGATCTGTACGTCGCTTATGCCCAGGTCGAGGCGGACCGGATCGACAACGATGTTCAGGATTGCACGATCGATGACCGAAAATATGCCTGCGAGAAACAACAGGCTGACCATCCACCACGCAGAGGCGGGCCTTGGCCACACCACCGATGTTGCGTTGGCGCTCATAGCAGCCCCGCGTCTCTGGCGCGAGTCTTGATATAGTCTCCGAGCCAGTCAAGATTGCGGAAGCGCAATGTGCCGCGTCCGACCGATACCGAACTATGAGCCATGCCGGCGACGAGACGAAATGCTTTGGCCATCATGAACAATTCGCCATTTTCGATTTCCAGCGGGGTGAAGGGGCGGACCGACTGATAACCGGCTTCGAACGCTTCGCCATAGGCAGGTGAGAAATCATAGAAGAGATTGCCCCAGACATAATTTTTGACATCCTGCATCAGAAAATCTTCGCCAGCGGCATCAAAATCGAGGAATGTGATCGTGCCTTCATCGTCGACATGGACATTGCTTGGGTGGAAATCGCGATGGCAGATACCCATCGGCACTCCGGCATCGGCCAGTTCCTGCAGTCTGTTGTCGAGGGCCGATGCAATGATCGGATAGTCCCGGAGATCGTCGGGTCGATCATAGACGAAATCGAGTAGGGCGGGCAGGCAGATATTATAGTCGCGGGCCGTGTCCGTCGTGAAGTTATGGCCGGTCCCGGCATGCTCGATACCCAGCAGATGCATTTTGGCAAATTGCGCGCCAATCTGTGCGGCCGTATCCTCGCTCAGCATTTCGCCGAATTTCTTGCCCGGTGCCCAGTCGTACAGGGCGAGGGCCCGGTCACCTTCCGGTGAGGAGGCCTTGAAATAGAGACTGCCGTCATGTTGCGGTACCGCGACCGAAGCAGGAAACTCACGATCTTTCAGAAAGGCGAGAAAATCGAGTTCATAGGCGACGTCATCGACATCGCGATAGGTTTTGCGCCACACCCGCAGCGCATATTTCGTTTTGGCGTCCTGCACCAGATAAACATCGTTCATTCCGCGATACAGAAGCCACGCCTCGACCTTGCCCGAGACGGGATAACGCGCGGCCACCTCACGGGCAATGAAGTCGGGGTGGACGACGGAGTGCGAAATCTGCGCAACCGGCAGTGCGGAATCAATCGAAGAAGAGGCGAAGTTCATTGGCTATTCTTTCCTGTGCAAATTCAAAAATATCTCGGTTCAGATCAGACATGTGACAAATGGTGATGCCGGGGATGAGTGCGGCCGCTTCGAGCGACGCTTCACGCAACTGCTCATCGGGCTGTAGCAGCAGCGCTGGCAAAGTCAGCCCGGTTATTCGTGTGTAATCGTAGGACCAGACGCCGCGATAGGCCCAGCTGGAACGGTCCAGCATCCAGGCTTTGTCCGCAAAGGAACGGATGGCCCGTTCGAGCGGAACGCGCCGGTCACGCTGGCCGACGACATAATCCCACAAACGGGGCAACATCGACAAGATGGCTGTGCCTTCATCGTCGTTGGCCGGGGTTTCCACAGCGTTTCTCAACAATTCGGCCCGCTTTTCTTCGGGATACATGGGTATGCCGGTCATCGCGACGCGCGCTACCTTGTCGCTGCGCAACAACGCCAGTTCGATAGTCAACAGAGAACCGGTGTGAAAACCATATACATCAATCGGACCTGCGATGGCGAGCGCGTCGATAGCGTCCGAGAAGGCGGCCGCATAGCCGGCCATGTCAAGCGGAGCAGGCGGGGGGTCGGACATGCCATAGCCCGGCGTATCAAAAGCGATGACCCGGCGATCTGTCGCAAGGGCTTCCATCAGCAGTTCATATTCA comes from Sphingorhabdus sp. YGSMI21 and encodes:
- a CDS encoding MFS transporter → MSKAQHMNPDGTSDPKLPMSICLGFGVGTVGVSIMLNGVTTYFPAFMTTVLGKDAEIAGYLLMASKLYDAIADFVIGSMSDKTRSKWGRRRPYLLAGALISALSFLAIFSPPAMDDDYISLYMFLALILYSTGYSLFNVPYMAMPSEMTGSKYQRSRLLSFRTLFVSLGQVLAMAGTAALISWGGADANGYMIMGWVMALVIGSAMFASFLGTAKAPHIEASKEPEPAISWASLKQIYRNKPFVAIVAAKIFQFLAFASLATTGLLFKLNVLLIGYTGQMQLALAQNISTALSMPLWLWMERKMGKRNAYIIGLLMMAIGSLSWLTTDSSITTWGIIWRGIISGLGSGGMILLSISMFVDSLAHDREVTGLRREGLLSSVIAVIEKTTFALGVAAVGAYLSFSNYLPTTGGDIVQQPESAVNALYFCFTILPVFFFACNAICISFYKIGGRYPDVKDS
- a CDS encoding MFS transporter, yielding MSANATSVVWPRPASAWWMVSLLFLAGIFSVIDRAILNIVVDPVRLDLGISDVQIGLLQGLAFGVFYAFMGLPMGLLADRTSRKRLLVAGIAIWSIATIASGYATNFGELFAARLMVGLGEAALGPCAISLIADMFPPEKRGRPISIYMMGQGLANGIAISVTGLIIAVAVAGGFAAMPLIGDLAPWRTTFVICGAVGLLVALGLATTREPARQALTAVTPAKAALPGVAEAQFFWRNRGVFLPLYFAFAIVFLVAYGAGSWAPAMLMRGFGASPAFLGAWLGPFSIGFAAIGPLLGGYLLDRSMKSGKVMTRFRILSLTPLLAVPSALAVMVDNVYVATLLVASSAAVFSVVGTVMFATLQAIVPPQMRGSSISLTLILNTLIGAACGPLLIATVTEHVLGDAAQVGWSIAIVAIPSLLIGSALYAIAWQGMIRARLAKTETALLLDPALAEQA
- a CDS encoding phosphotransferase, coding for MNFASSSIDSALPVAQISHSVVHPDFIAREVAARYPVSGKVEAWLLYRGMNDVYLVQDAKTKYALRVWRKTYRDVDDVAYELDFLAFLKDREFPASVAVPQHDGSLYFKASSPEGDRALALYDWAPGKKFGEMLSEDTAAQIGAQFAKMHLLGIEHAGTGHNFTTDTARDYNICLPALLDFVYDRPDDLRDYPIIASALDNRLQELADAGVPMGICHRDFHPSNVHVDDEGTITFLDFDAAGEDFLMQDVKNYVWGNLFYDFSPAYGEAFEAGYQSVRPFTPLEIENGELFMMAKAFRLVAGMAHSSVSVGRGTLRFRNLDWLGDYIKTRARDAGLL
- a CDS encoding alpha/beta fold hydrolase; the protein is MKVQRAYTQCRYGQMHYREAAPEGPSAPTLILLHQNPSSSYEYELLMEALATDRRVIAFDTPGYGMSDPPPAPLDMAGYAAAFSDAIDALAIAGPIDVYGFHTGSLLTIELALLRSDKVARVAMTGIPMYPEEKRAELLRNAVETPANDDEGTAILSMLPRLWDYVVGQRDRRVPLERAIRSFADKAWMLDRSSWAYRGVWSYDYTRITGLTLPALLLQPDEQLREASLEAAALIPGITICHMSDLNRDIFEFAQERIANELRLFFD